A genomic window from Clostridium aceticum includes:
- a CDS encoding Crp/Fnr family transcriptional regulator: MKDLELFQSLSPEEKHEIMKLAHGKTYLKGEMVFFEGDPADTIYLIKSGIVLLYKVSEKGKEVSLGILQENDIFGENTIFDDIQHTMNAKALENTFVCTCNKKDLPELLKDPMISLKIIKLLGDKLNNYTEQMATLAFQDVKGRVLDVLIRLAREYGEMTPEGIRINLLLNHQDLANLVNASRVMVTNTINELKREGVIRVNKRFFFILNSSLIKKNFYVENV, translated from the coding sequence ATGAAGGATTTAGAATTGTTTCAGTCTCTTAGTCCTGAAGAAAAACATGAAATTATGAAATTAGCCCACGGAAAAACATATTTAAAAGGTGAAATGGTTTTTTTTGAAGGCGATCCAGCAGATACCATTTACCTTATTAAGTCAGGCATAGTGTTACTATATAAAGTTTCAGAAAAAGGAAAAGAAGTAAGTTTAGGTATACTACAAGAAAATGATATTTTTGGTGAAAATACAATTTTTGATGATATTCAGCACACGATGAATGCTAAAGCTTTGGAAAATACCTTTGTATGTACTTGTAATAAAAAAGATCTTCCTGAACTCTTGAAAGATCCTATGATTTCATTAAAAATCATAAAACTCTTAGGAGATAAATTGAATAATTATACTGAACAGATGGCTACTTTGGCTTTTCAAGATGTTAAAGGACGAGTGCTAGATGTATTGATTCGATTAGCTAGAGAGTATGGAGAGATGACTCCAGAGGGAATAAGAATAAACCTTTTATTAAATCATCAGGATTTAGCCAATCTTGTGAATGCCTCAAGAGTAATGGTTACAAATACTATTAATGAGTTAAAGAGAGAAGGTGTTATTAGAGTAAATAAGCGATTTTTTTTCATTTTAAATAGTAGCCTTATTAAGAAAAATTTCTATGTTGAAAATGTTTAG
- a CDS encoding flavodoxin family protein — MKILAINGSPNPKSYTKEILSDILNNAQQGENIINLRNLTIKPCLGCRGCVKTNSCVQNDDWNKLESMLLDTELIILGFPTYYGAAFGINALTHSFLERWFALRHNGVKIKAKKLIAVIVSGEGHGQFAIQSLSTFLNAYHGMELVDSIIVEGATPCYLCGEGENCALSCVRAKHGDDIKITSQLIPSLEGQEALSKAKDIGNKIKAGSL; from the coding sequence ATGAAAATTCTTGCAATCAATGGATCTCCAAATCCTAAAAGCTATACCAAGGAGATATTAAGTGACATTTTGAACAATGCTCAACAAGGAGAAAATATAATTAATCTAAGGAATTTAACAATTAAGCCCTGTTTGGGTTGTAGAGGATGTGTTAAAACAAACAGTTGTGTGCAAAATGATGATTGGAATAAACTTGAAAGTATGCTATTAGATACAGAATTAATTATTTTAGGATTTCCAACTTATTATGGAGCAGCATTTGGAATTAATGCTTTAACACATAGTTTTTTGGAGAGGTGGTTTGCTCTTCGTCATAATGGTGTAAAAATAAAGGCAAAAAAACTTATCGCTGTTATAGTTAGTGGAGAAGGTCATGGACAATTTGCAATTCAATCTTTGAGCACCTTCCTCAATGCTTATCACGGTATGGAACTCGTAGATAGCATTATCGTGGAGGGGGCAACACCTTGTTACCTATGTGGTGAGGGAGAGAACTGTGCTTTAAGCTGTGTCCGTGCTAAACATGGAGATGATATTAAAATTACTTCGCAGTTAATCCCGAGTTTAGAAGGACAAGAAGCCCTAAGCAAGGCAAAAGATATTGGTAATAAAATAAAAGCAGGAAGTCTATAG
- a CDS encoding ABC transporter permease, protein MKPITKFQLFVLDNLVWLLIILFFTYNAIATPSFFTARNQINILFQSSLMGILVLAQGIVMMVGELDLSIDATLAFAPGLTILLATSLTEMNPFLCILLTLAIGAAMGFFNGVCVAKLKTNSFLLTLSSQIVMRGLILFMLPFSISGLNSTYTFLGRGRIRDMFPVAAISFILIFLVFEFIFYKTIFGRKFMLTGGNRQASYISGINTDRVIITAFVIAGLLAAFAGLIAAGRQNAVSNSMGTGMVMMAFAGAILGGSSFQGGRGKPIGMLGGALLLGMIDNSLTLRGVNVNLVSATKGLLIFVAIMLDLGKNKLNTWIMYKENLRKLAGGSNSL, encoded by the coding sequence ATGAAACCTATTACAAAATTTCAATTGTTTGTTTTAGATAATTTGGTATGGTTATTAATAATATTATTCTTCACCTATAATGCCATTGCAACGCCTTCATTTTTTACAGCAAGAAATCAAATCAATATATTATTCCAATCATCCTTGATGGGGATACTTGTTCTAGCTCAAGGAATCGTGATGATGGTGGGAGAATTGGATCTATCTATAGACGCAACGTTAGCATTTGCTCCTGGATTGACCATACTTCTGGCTACTTCTTTAACGGAAATGAATCCTTTTCTTTGTATACTGCTTACCCTGGCGATTGGGGCAGCTATGGGATTTTTCAATGGAGTATGTGTGGCAAAACTGAAAACAAACTCATTTCTACTTACCCTATCCTCTCAGATCGTAATGCGAGGGTTGATTTTGTTTATGCTTCCATTCTCAATATCTGGTCTTAACTCCACTTATACCTTTTTAGGTAGAGGTAGGATCAGAGATATGTTCCCTGTAGCAGCTATTTCATTTATATTGATTTTCTTAGTTTTTGAATTTATATTTTATAAGACAATTTTTGGGCGAAAGTTCATGCTTACTGGTGGCAACCGACAGGCTTCTTACATTTCTGGCATTAATACAGATCGGGTAATTATAACAGCCTTCGTGATAGCTGGACTTTTGGCAGCATTTGCTGGACTGATTGCTGCTGGTAGACAAAATGCAGTTTCTAACAGCATGGGCACAGGTATGGTAATGATGGCATTTGCCGGGGCTATCCTTGGGGGTTCTAGCTTTCAGGGTGGAAGAGGTAAACCTATCGGTATGTTGGGTGGGGCTCTGCTCTTGGGAATGATAGATAATTCCCTGACGTTAAGGGGTGTCAATGTTAATTTGGTCAGTGCAACTAAGGGGTTATTGATCTTTGTCGCTATCATGCTGGATTTAGGTAAAAATAAACTTAATACTTGGATCATGTACAAAGAAAATTTACGAAAATTGGCTGGTGGTTCCAACAGTCTATAA
- a CDS encoding methyltetrahydrofolate cobalamin methyltransferase, translating into MIIIGEKVNGTIPSVKKAIEARDEEFIRNLAIHQVDAGADYIDVCASTAPEVEVETLKWLMDIVQDAVDKPLCIDSPNAKTIEAVFKYAKLPGLINSVSEEGNKCEVIYPMIQGTQWQVIGLTCDNKGIPSDVKTRVDITKILVEKAQKYDITPDRIHIDPLVMALSTDNTSLMSFVETTRTIKEMYPTIKVTSGLSNISFGMPLRKVVNQGFLTIAAFVGMDSAIIDPCNRDMLATLLATEALLEKDKHCRKYNTAYRKNKIGPIK; encoded by the coding sequence ATGATTATTATTGGAGAAAAAGTTAATGGGACGATTCCTAGTGTAAAAAAGGCTATCGAAGCTAGGGATGAAGAATTCATCAGAAACCTTGCGATTCATCAAGTGGATGCAGGAGCAGACTATATTGATGTTTGTGCAAGTACAGCTCCTGAAGTTGAGGTAGAAACCTTAAAGTGGTTGATGGATATTGTGCAGGATGCAGTAGATAAGCCACTATGTATTGACAGTCCAAACGCAAAGACCATTGAAGCAGTATTCAAATATGCGAAGCTACCAGGTCTAATCAACTCTGTATCTGAAGAGGGAAATAAGTGTGAAGTAATTTATCCTATGATTCAAGGCACTCAGTGGCAAGTAATTGGTTTGACATGTGATAATAAGGGGATTCCTAGTGATGTGAAAACTAGAGTAGATATCACAAAAATACTGGTAGAGAAGGCACAGAAGTATGATATTACACCAGATAGAATACATATCGATCCTTTAGTTATGGCACTTTCTACAGACAATACATCCTTAATGAGTTTTGTAGAAACGACAAGAACTATAAAAGAAATGTATCCTACCATCAAAGTAACATCAGGATTGAGTAATATTTCCTTTGGTATGCCTTTAAGAAAAGTAGTAAATCAAGGATTTTTAACGATAGCTGCCTTTGTAGGAATGGATTCAGCCATCATAGATCCATGCAATAGAGATATGTTAGCAACGCTGCTTGCGACAGAAGCATTACTAGAAAAAGACAAGCATTGTAGAAAGTACAATACTGCCTATAGAAAAAATAAAATAGGACCAATCAAATAA
- a CDS encoding ParM/StbA family protein yields MKNKIRIYVDGGNRLTKVMEEAKKPFSFPTIVSEPGMELDYGTSFDLFDLHLEPQEVDLDHMLVEIIKDGESLGKKLVGKAAENKGVLIRDRNRYEKKYNDQVIKFCILSGIASNFVKYEKNQQSVDITINQPLVEYVSNKKDFSNSHGEALKGNVKVLYYNPNNTSEIIKEIVFDIENVTFCPEGIATFFHYSVNESGSIKDEYMKNKKTIVFDVGSGQINVAAFNGVKTVGVNTFEKGMLDCYEKISMILYNNFREKLDRKPYTYDIDNMIRYNEKMLKVKKGKTIDATAIVHDVFDGFAYELNKDFREFVRTKFIGNCDQVIFSGGGSELLFDYLSNYLGNDFYCVKPDTAEYHNIIGSMYYRIYKDAANNL; encoded by the coding sequence ATGAAAAACAAGATTCGTATTTATGTTGATGGTGGTAATAGGTTAACAAAAGTCATGGAAGAAGCCAAGAAGCCCTTTAGTTTTCCTACCATTGTATCGGAGCCTGGAATGGAATTGGATTATGGAACGAGTTTTGATTTATTTGATTTACACTTAGAACCGCAGGAAGTTGATCTTGATCATATGTTAGTAGAAATCATTAAGGACGGAGAATCTTTGGGTAAGAAACTTGTAGGAAAAGCTGCTGAAAATAAAGGAGTTTTGATACGAGATCGGAACAGATATGAAAAAAAATATAATGATCAAGTAATTAAGTTCTGTATCTTGTCGGGAATTGCATCAAACTTTGTTAAGTATGAGAAGAATCAACAGTCAGTAGATATCACTATTAATCAACCTTTAGTAGAGTATGTCTCTAACAAAAAAGATTTTTCTAATAGTCATGGAGAAGCACTAAAGGGGAATGTTAAGGTGTTGTATTATAATCCCAATAATACTTCGGAAATTATCAAAGAAATCGTCTTTGATATTGAAAATGTTACCTTCTGTCCTGAAGGCATAGCTACTTTTTTTCATTATTCAGTGAATGAAAGCGGAAGCATAAAAGATGAGTATATGAAAAACAAAAAAACGATTGTTTTTGATGTTGGTTCAGGTCAAATAAATGTTGCTGCCTTTAACGGCGTTAAAACAGTAGGGGTAAATACCTTTGAAAAAGGTATGTTAGACTGTTATGAAAAGATCTCTATGATACTATACAACAACTTTAGGGAAAAATTAGACAGGAAACCTTATACATATGATATAGATAATATGATTCGATATAATGAAAAAATGCTTAAAGTAAAAAAAGGCAAAACTATTGATGCAACTGCTATCGTACATGATGTATTTGATGGTTTTGCCTATGAACTTAATAAAGATTTTAGAGAATTTGTTAGAACAAAATTTATTGGAAACTGTGATCAGGTGATTTTTTCTGGTGGAGGTAGTGAATTGCTCTTTGATTACTTAAGCAATTATCTTGGTAATGATTTTTATTGTGTTAAGCCAGACACTGCTGAATACCATAATATCATTGGTAGCATGTATTACAGAATATATAAAGATGCGGCAAATAACTTATAA
- a CDS encoding YkgJ family cysteine cluster protein encodes MECRLGCAACCIAPSISSAIPGMPEGKPAGVRCIQLTSDNKCKLFEKEDRPAVCMNLKPSNEMCGKTAKEAYSYLEDLEKSTAVVNK; translated from the coding sequence ATGGAATGTAGACTTGGATGTGCAGCTTGTTGTATTGCACCATCAATATCTTCTGCAATACCAGGCATGCCAGAAGGTAAACCTGCTGGGGTTAGATGCATTCAACTAACAAGTGATAATAAGTGTAAGTTGTTTGAAAAAGAAGATAGACCAGCTGTATGTATGAATCTCAAACCTTCTAATGAAATGTGTGGTAAGACTGCAAAAGAGGCATATTCATACTTAGAAGATCTTGAGAAATCTACAGCAGTTGTTAATAAGTAA
- a CDS encoding TetR/AcrR family transcriptional regulator: MQKTKGEITKQKIYDTAKEMFYTKGYNNTTMKDITTDLGISLGNLTYYFKTKDAIVINIFVDYLDNIYEFIKDKVDDGANSYYKHFFVSIIFYKVILSDSNNKRFFGEIMAKKSFYRLLSDRISIIYQDFIKDYHLTISQSEYEGTVIADFGARREVMLNYLSGQIKMSIEELTIFLLANTSKLLGMKEKDIHTTALDAYTLSQKYDYSQIKLLT; the protein is encoded by the coding sequence ATGCAAAAAACAAAGGGAGAAATTACGAAGCAAAAAATTTACGATACTGCTAAAGAAATGTTTTATACTAAGGGTTATAATAACACTACGATGAAGGATATCACTACAGATCTTGGTATCTCCTTAGGTAATTTAACCTATTACTTTAAGACCAAAGATGCTATTGTAATCAATATTTTTGTCGATTATCTAGATAACATCTATGAATTCATCAAAGATAAAGTAGATGATGGTGCAAATTCCTATTACAAGCACTTCTTTGTCTCAATCATATTTTATAAGGTTATTTTATCTGATTCTAATAACAAAAGGTTTTTTGGAGAAATTATGGCTAAGAAATCTTTCTATAGGTTATTGTCCGATAGAATTAGCATTATTTATCAAGATTTTATTAAAGACTATCATTTGACAATTTCTCAGTCAGAGTATGAAGGAACTGTAATAGCAGACTTTGGTGCTAGAAGAGAAGTTATGTTAAATTATTTGTCAGGTCAGATCAAAATGTCTATTGAAGAGTTAACGATCTTTTTATTGGCTAATACAAGTAAACTTTTAGGCATGAAAGAAAAAGACATCCATACAACAGCTCTCGATGCCTACACCTTAAGCCAAAAATATGATTATTCTCAGATAAAATTACTTACTTAG
- a CDS encoding TIGR03905 family TSCPD domain-containing protein, with the protein MYSFTPNGVCAQQIIFSINDGVVENVAFYGGCSGNLQGISRLVEGMQVGEAIVKLRGINCGGKGTSCPDQLATALEVGMKKQAV; encoded by the coding sequence ATGTATTCGTTTACACCTAACGGAGTATGTGCACAACAAATTATTTTTTCCATCAATGATGGCGTAGTAGAGAATGTAGCTTTCTATGGGGGGTGCTCTGGCAATTTGCAGGGGATTAGTCGATTAGTTGAAGGTATGCAGGTAGGAGAAGCAATTGTCAAGTTAAGAGGTATTAACTGTGGAGGAAAAGGTACATCTTGTCCTGATCAGTTAGCCACAGCCTTAGAGGTAGGCATGAAAAAACAAGCTGTTTAA
- the hisD gene encoding histidinol dehydrogenase produces the protein MKVIKKADKKTYERSKDLTNIVADIIDEVRQHGDETLIALTKKFDGIDIEKVKVEGWQIEKAYEQVSEETILHIKFAAKQIKYFAEEQLKCIQPLNLMSEIGGLEIGHRLIPVEKCGCYIPSGRYPLPSSALMSVIVAKVAGVKHVAACSPPFAGFGMIHPTVLVAMDIAGADEIYCMGGAQAIAAYAYGTETVTKVDLIVGPGNKYVTEAKRQVLGDVGIDSLAGPSEVLIIADETANPTFIAIDLLAQAEHDPNAKSILVSTSEEIIEKSMTELERLIPTLPTGQIAHQAWLDNGDIFLVDNIEEAIKMSNEIAPEHLEVHVANEREVAQKLLNYGSLFVGHYASVALGDFVSGTNHILPTMSTARFASGVWVGTFIKTSFHQFVSQEGCKNLAVPCMHFAEIEGLYAHRDSIRLRVEK, from the coding sequence ATGAAAGTAATTAAAAAGGCGGATAAGAAAACTTATGAAAGATCCAAGGATTTGACCAATATCGTAGCAGATATTATTGACGAGGTGCGTCAGCATGGTGACGAAACTTTGATAGCTTTGACAAAAAAATTTGATGGTATAGACATTGAAAAAGTCAAGGTGGAGGGTTGGCAAATTGAAAAAGCATATGAACAAGTTTCTGAGGAAACTATCCTACACATTAAATTTGCTGCAAAACAAATCAAGTACTTTGCAGAGGAACAACTGAAATGTATACAGCCATTAAATCTAATGAGTGAAATCGGTGGGTTAGAGATCGGTCATAGGCTTATTCCTGTAGAAAAATGTGGGTGTTATATTCCCAGTGGTCGCTATCCACTGCCAAGTTCGGCGTTAATGAGTGTAATCGTGGCAAAGGTAGCTGGAGTGAAGCATGTGGCAGCTTGTTCTCCGCCTTTTGCTGGATTTGGCATGATCCATCCTACTGTTTTAGTGGCTATGGACATCGCTGGAGCTGATGAAATTTATTGTATGGGTGGTGCACAGGCGATTGCCGCATATGCCTATGGAACAGAAACAGTGACCAAGGTGGACCTAATTGTTGGGCCTGGTAACAAATATGTGACAGAAGCGAAAAGACAAGTCTTAGGAGATGTGGGAATCGATAGTTTAGCAGGACCTAGTGAAGTTTTAATCATAGCTGATGAAACCGCCAATCCCACTTTTATTGCCATTGACCTATTAGCTCAAGCAGAGCATGATCCTAATGCAAAGTCCATTCTTGTCAGTACAAGTGAAGAAATTATTGAAAAATCCATGACTGAATTAGAAAGATTGATTCCAACACTGCCTACGGGACAAATAGCTCATCAAGCTTGGTTGGATAATGGTGATATTTTCCTTGTGGACAATATAGAAGAAGCCATTAAGATGTCAAATGAAATAGCACCAGAACACTTAGAGGTTCATGTAGCTAATGAGAGAGAAGTTGCCCAGAAACTGTTAAACTACGGATCTCTGTTTGTTGGTCACTATGCATCTGTGGCACTTGGTGATTTCGTTTCTGGGACAAACCATATTTTGCCTACCATGTCAACCGCACGTTTTGCCAGTGGTGTGTGGGTAGGAACCTTTATTAAAACTTCGTTTCATCAATTCGTTTCTCAGGAAGGATGTAAAAATCTAGCTGTTCCTTGCATGCACTTTGCTGAAATAGAGGGCTTATATGCACACCGAGATTCTATAAGGTTGCGTGTGGAAAAATAA
- a CDS encoding sugar ABC transporter ATP-binding protein, with amino-acid sequence MTEATSFEESDIALELKHITKLYAGTVALEDVNLSVKKGEVHGLIGKNGAGKSTLVGIISGIIPPSQGEILVNGHSYRALSPIEAKKLNISIITQEPQVNEESSVTENLFMPKYMNSKGVINWKLMDEMAKKILQDAKFPIEVYLKAKDLSISERQLLLVIKSCYVEDANIIIMDEVSASLNQNEKKILYRIIRERIAAGKTVIFISHHTEELLEVCDRVTVLRDGHSVGCAPCSDLDLKTLAALIVGNTNYDALIMEDKSHMICDEVIFELKDFTSYGRFEDIHLQLHKGEIVGLAGLRGSGRTELFKSIVGIDTHDKGCILLQGMKKSYKSPAAASRDGILYLAEEREAEGLIPIASIKKNLTINILPQLSKFGIILNTLENPKSDALMSTLSVKAFSRDQEINQLSGGNKQKVLVGKVMARAPRVCLLDEPTRGVDIEAKESILNTINEEMRKDSCVLITSPGVDDLIKICDKIFVVYQGRIMARYNRSEFDEQDIYRSMQGEIIQDREVRH; translated from the coding sequence ATGACAGAAGCAACTTCGTTTGAAGAAAGCGATATAGCACTGGAATTGAAACACATCACAAAATTGTATGCTGGCACTGTGGCATTGGAAGATGTAAACTTATCAGTAAAAAAAGGAGAAGTGCATGGTCTTATTGGGAAAAATGGAGCCGGCAAATCTACTTTGGTGGGAATTATTTCAGGTATTATCCCCCCCAGTCAAGGTGAGATTCTTGTCAATGGCCATAGTTATCGAGCCCTGTCGCCAATTGAGGCAAAAAAACTGAATATTTCTATTATAACCCAAGAGCCTCAAGTCAACGAGGAAAGCAGTGTTACTGAAAATTTATTTATGCCAAAATATATGAACAGCAAAGGAGTCATCAATTGGAAATTGATGGATGAAATGGCTAAAAAAATTTTGCAGGATGCTAAATTTCCTATTGAAGTTTATTTGAAGGCGAAGGACCTTTCTATCAGTGAAAGGCAGTTATTGCTTGTAATCAAATCTTGTTATGTTGAAGATGCAAATATCATCATTATGGATGAAGTTTCCGCCTCTTTAAATCAAAACGAAAAAAAAATTCTTTATAGAATTATTAGAGAAAGGATAGCCGCAGGGAAAACTGTAATCTTTATCTCCCATCACACGGAGGAATTGTTAGAGGTATGCGATAGGGTTACTGTGTTGCGGGATGGACACAGCGTGGGTTGTGCTCCATGTAGTGATCTAGACTTAAAAACATTAGCAGCCCTAATTGTAGGGAATACCAATTACGATGCTTTAATCATGGAGGATAAGTCCCACATGATCTGCGATGAAGTGATATTCGAATTAAAAGACTTTACCAGTTACGGAAGGTTTGAAGATATTCATCTACAGCTACATAAAGGTGAAATTGTTGGGTTAGCTGGACTAAGGGGAAGTGGCAGAACAGAATTGTTCAAAAGTATAGTAGGGATTGATACCCATGACAAGGGATGCATCTTACTTCAGGGAATGAAAAAGAGCTATAAATCTCCTGCAGCCGCCAGCAGAGACGGCATACTATACCTAGCGGAGGAGCGAGAAGCAGAAGGGCTAATTCCTATAGCTTCCATTAAGAAAAATCTAACCATCAATATTTTGCCCCAGCTTAGCAAGTTTGGGATTATTTTAAACACTTTAGAAAATCCAAAGTCCGATGCGTTGATGAGTACTTTAAGTGTCAAAGCTTTCTCACGTGATCAAGAAATCAATCAACTGAGTGGTGGAAATAAACAAAAGGTTCTAGTAGGCAAAGTTATGGCGAGGGCACCAAGGGTGTGCTTGCTAGACGAGCCAACAAGAGGAGTAGACATCGAAGCGAAAGAAAGTATTTTAAATACGATTAATGAAGAAATGCGTAAAGATTCCTGTGTCTTGATAACTTCTCCCGGTGTGGATGATCTCATCAAGATTTGTGATAAGATATTTGTGGTATATCAGGGGAGAATTATGGCCAGGTATAATCGTAGTGAATTTGATGAACAAGATATTTATCGCTCAATGCAGGGAGAAATAATTCAAGATAGAGAGGTGCGTCATTAG
- a CDS encoding DEAD/DEAH box helicase, with the protein MNKNFEEFNLKQFILENLEKESIKNPTEIQADAIPHILEGKDVIGKAKTGTGKTLAYLIPMIEKIDPEKKELQMLVLAPSRELSLQIHREAEYVIKNTNISAMPLVEGMDINRQLDKLKSKPQLIIATPGRLVHIIGLKKIKMHGVKMIALDEVDQMLEKGLQEKVQAVIDTTLRDRQLVSFSATLSKNAVSILQSLMKKPQYISLDKTKPVPSKIKHLYIVSKELKKTGTLAELIEVIKPVKSLVFINKNENVDRFVKELKSLGLSVAGIQTRTKNQDRQHILTTFNKGELKVLVTTDIFTRGMDFRNVSHIFNMDLPLNPVDYLHRAGRTGRMNKEGVVYNIVRDREKFIMYKMMKGLNIDVKPISILNGKITDVEEIIRSKKTSENRKNPKTNARRK; encoded by the coding sequence GTGAATAAAAATTTTGAAGAATTTAATCTTAAACAATTTATACTAGAAAATCTTGAAAAAGAGAGTATTAAGAACCCTACTGAGATACAAGCCGATGCTATTCCCCATATTCTAGAGGGGAAGGACGTGATAGGTAAAGCCAAAACCGGCACAGGAAAAACCTTGGCTTATTTAATACCAATGATAGAAAAAATCGATCCTGAGAAGAAGGAACTTCAAATGCTGGTACTGGCTCCAAGTAGAGAGCTTAGCCTTCAAATCCATAGAGAAGCAGAGTATGTCATTAAAAATACAAATATATCTGCAATGCCCTTAGTGGAAGGTATGGATATTAATCGTCAGCTGGACAAATTAAAAAGCAAGCCTCAGCTTATTATAGCTACTCCTGGAAGACTAGTACATATTATTGGTTTAAAAAAGATAAAGATGCATGGGGTAAAGATGATCGCCTTAGACGAGGTGGATCAAATGTTGGAGAAAGGGTTACAAGAAAAGGTGCAGGCGGTGATTGATACTACTTTGAGGGATAGACAGTTGGTGAGCTTTTCTGCCACCCTTTCAAAGAATGCCGTAAGTATTCTTCAATCACTAATGAAAAAGCCTCAATACATCTCTTTAGATAAGACTAAGCCTGTGCCATCAAAAATTAAACACTTATATATAGTAAGTAAGGAATTAAAGAAAACAGGGACGCTGGCAGAGCTTATAGAAGTAATAAAACCAGTCAAGTCTTTGGTTTTTATCAACAAAAATGAAAACGTCGATAGATTTGTAAAGGAATTAAAATCTCTTGGCTTATCTGTTGCAGGCATACAAACAAGAACCAAGAATCAAGATCGTCAACATATCTTAACTACTTTTAATAAGGGTGAACTTAAGGTTCTAGTTACAACAGATATATTTACTAGAGGAATGGACTTTAGAAATGTATCCCATATATTCAATATGGATTTACCTCTAAATCCAGTTGATTACCTCCATAGAGCCGGTCGTACAGGTAGAATGAATAAAGAAGGGGTAGTCTACAATATTGTAAGGGATCGAGAAAAGTTCATCATGTATAAAATGATGAAGGGTTTAAATATAGATGTCAAACCTATCAGTATTTTGAATGGAAAGATTACAGATGTTGAAGAAATTATACGTAGTAAAAAAACATCAGAAAACAGAAAAAATCCTAAAACAAATGCAAGGAGAAAATAG
- a CDS encoding sugar ABC transporter substrate-binding protein, with protein sequence MKKSKWQLFLMVVLMMSLVVFVGCSNQNTGSNDADEEEQVNIANNGDQKTIGMIVKHANTEYIQAFIIGAKDAAEELGINLLITDAQADTMRIMNAIDTFIVQGIDGFILAGAEDLVALVPGIEKLNEEGIPVFALDTSPEGGYVDMFITFDIVKSSEKAAEQMIQGMKEANGGVVPAGIVMEITGSLVDMFAAECHTGFTNIMKQYPQLTLVQGEGNWNNDDSYNRASDLLTRYGDEVVGIYVHTPDIMGAGVVAAVENAGKNPGDYFISGICLGKEGLDLVKQGKLYAVVEQPALVSAEKAVRYMNDVFNGVEIPNIGETIEEEGAMWSPATVVENEYADGGRMMILQAPLVPQEVSPEDLQLWENRI encoded by the coding sequence ATGAAAAAATCAAAATGGCAGTTGTTTCTTATGGTAGTTTTGATGATGTCACTTGTGGTATTTGTTGGATGTAGCAACCAAAATACAGGGAGTAATGATGCTGATGAAGAAGAGCAAGTGAATATCGCTAATAATGGAGACCAAAAAACCATCGGAATGATTGTAAAACACGCTAATACTGAGTATATTCAAGCATTTATTATCGGTGCTAAAGATGCAGCAGAGGAGCTGGGAATCAATCTTCTGATTACTGACGCACAGGCGGATACTATGAGAATCATGAATGCTATTGATACTTTTATTGTGCAGGGAATTGATGGATTTATTTTGGCGGGGGCTGAAGATTTAGTTGCATTGGTTCCAGGTATTGAAAAGCTTAATGAGGAAGGTATCCCAGTGTTTGCTTTGGATACTTCACCTGAGGGTGGGTATGTTGATATGTTTATTACTTTCGATATAGTAAAATCTAGTGAAAAAGCTGCAGAGCAGATGATTCAAGGGATGAAGGAAGCCAATGGAGGCGTAGTGCCAGCGGGTATTGTTATGGAAATCACTGGGTCATTGGTGGACATGTTTGCTGCCGAATGTCATACTGGTTTTACCAATATCATGAAACAATATCCACAGTTGACACTTGTGCAAGGTGAGGGTAACTGGAATAATGATGATTCTTACAATCGTGCCAGTGACTTACTTACTCGCTATGGGGATGAGGTTGTGGGAATCTATGTCCATACACCAGATATCATGGGGGCTGGCGTTGTGGCTGCTGTAGAAAATGCAGGAAAGAATCCTGGGGATTATTTCATCTCTGGCATCTGTTTAGGGAAAGAAGGTCTTGACTTAGTTAAACAAGGCAAGCTTTATGCGGTTGTGGAACAGCCAGCTTTAGTTAGTGCTGAAAAGGCAGTTCGATATATGAATGATGTCTTCAATGGTGTTGAAATTCCAAATATAGGTGAAACCATAGAGGAGGAGGGAGCAATGTGGTCACCTGCTACGGTAGTTGAAAATGAATATGCAGATGGCGGCAGAATGATGATCCTTCAAGCTCCACTTGTTCCACAGGAAGTTTCACCAGAAGATCTCCAACTTTGGGAAAATAGAATTTAG